TTGCCCGCGGGGCTTTGTGCATTCTGCTGTTCGCAAAACCCGGAGGTGGACTCGTGCAAGCGCAAATCCTGAGGTTGAATCTCGCCGGCCAACCCCTCGAGTGGTTGAGCTGGGAAGAAGCCGCCTGTCTGTACGTGCGGGAACTGGTGACATGGACACTGGGCGGCGTGGTACAGACAGTCCACGGCGGCATCAACCGCCTGGGCGAACGCTCCACCCTCGACCTCGCCGCCATCATCGCCTGCGGCGGCGACCGCATGGCGCGCCCCCGCACCCGCCCACCGCTCAACAACCGCGCGCTCTTTGCCCGCGACCAACACACCTGCCTCTATTGCGGTAACGGGTTCCCCCTCCGCGAACTCACCCGCGACCACATCCACCCGGTTTCCAAAGGTGGAAAAGATAGTTGGGAAAACGTCGTCACCGCCTGCCGCCGCTGCAACCAGCACAAGGGCAACCGGCTGCTGGAGAATATCGATATGGAACTGCTGGCACTGCCCTTTGTGCCGAATGCGGCGGAGTATCTCGCACTGACCAACAGCGCGCGGATTCGCGGGGATCAGATGGAGTTTCTGCGCGGGCAGTTTGCAAGGAAGAGGCAGGAAGGGTGGCTGGAAAATGGACTGCTGCAGGCCAGCTGAATAGATTTATTTCATTGAAGTCAATTGTGAAGGTGGCGATGCCGGGTGCAGCTTTGTAAGACCTTCCGCGAGAGGGACCTCGCGGAATAGCCCCCATGGATGGGTTAACGGGGGGGGCGCCTAGCTCGTGTCTCGTAAAGTATTCCCCGGTACTGCCACCGCCACGGAACCCAATTAGAGCGCACCGCGAATCAGCGAAC
This genomic interval from Microbulbifer sp. Q7 contains the following:
- a CDS encoding HNH endonuclease; amino-acid sequence: MQAQILRLNLAGQPLEWLSWEEAACLYVRELVTWTLGGVVQTVHGGINRLGERSTLDLAAIIACGGDRMARPRTRPPLNNRALFARDQHTCLYCGNGFPLRELTRDHIHPVSKGGKDSWENVVTACRRCNQHKGNRLLENIDMELLALPFVPNAAEYLALTNSARIRGDQMEFLRGQFARKRQEGWLENGLLQAS